From Micromonospora rhizosphaerae, the proteins below share one genomic window:
- the ftsE gene encoding cell division ATP-binding protein FtsE, whose protein sequence is MIQLEQVTKTYPKASRPSLDNVSVGIEKGEFVFFIGPSGSGKSTIIKMLLHEVSPNKGRVIVNGKDVTSMRSWKRPHFRRSIGCVFQDFRLLPNRTAYENVAFALEVIGKTKAVARRVVPEVLELVGLGGKEHRYPHELSGGEQQRVAVARAFVNRPLILLADEPTGNLDPDTSIEIMRLLDRINRTGTTVVMVTHDSNIVNQMRRRVVEIESGRIVRDQHRGVYG, encoded by the coding sequence GTGATTCAGCTTGAGCAAGTGACGAAGACGTACCCGAAGGCGTCCCGGCCTTCGCTCGACAACGTGTCCGTCGGCATTGAGAAGGGCGAGTTCGTCTTCTTCATCGGCCCATCCGGCTCCGGCAAGTCCACCATCATCAAGATGCTGCTGCACGAGGTGAGCCCCAACAAGGGGCGGGTCATCGTGAACGGCAAGGACGTCACCTCGATGCGCTCCTGGAAGCGACCCCACTTCCGGCGCTCCATCGGCTGCGTCTTCCAGGACTTCCGGCTGCTGCCTAACCGCACCGCCTACGAGAATGTGGCGTTCGCCCTCGAGGTGATCGGGAAGACCAAGGCGGTCGCCCGCCGGGTCGTGCCGGAGGTGCTGGAGCTGGTCGGGCTCGGTGGGAAGGAGCACCGCTACCCGCACGAGCTCTCGGGTGGTGAGCAGCAGCGGGTCGCCGTCGCCCGGGCGTTCGTGAACCGTCCGCTGATCCTGCTGGCGGACGAGCCGACCGGAAACCTGGACCCGGACACCTCGATCGAGATCATGCGCCTGCTGGATCGGATCAACCGCACCGGCACGACCGTCGTCATGGTCACGCACGACTCCAACATCGTGAACCAGATGCGCCGCCGCGTCGTCGAGATCGAGAGCGGCCGCATCGTGCGCGACCAGCACCGCGGCGTCTACGGGTGA
- the ftsX gene encoding permease-like cell division protein FtsX, giving the protein MRMKYVLSEVLVGLWRNVTMTVAMIITMAVSLTMLGASGLMYRQVGDMKDLYYKNIEVSIFLKTDVAEPERQALQAKLESDPLVAKVVYVDKQEAYKRFQEMFQDAPDLISAVKPDSLPPSYRLKLVNPEQYKTIYNQYKDTAGVDEIVDQSRLLDKIFDILTSIQNIALAAAAVMAIAALLLVANTIQVAAYSKRREVAVMKLVGASNWFIQAPFVLEAVVAGLIGSLLGLGALVAAKFLLFDGSLKALQGLLSPVSWGDILFMFPVMAGVGGLVSAVTAWFTLRFYLRV; this is encoded by the coding sequence ATGCGGATGAAGTACGTCCTGTCCGAGGTATTGGTCGGACTGTGGCGCAACGTCACCATGACCGTCGCGATGATCATCACGATGGCGGTGTCGCTCACCATGCTCGGCGCCAGCGGTCTGATGTATCGCCAGGTCGGCGACATGAAGGACCTCTACTACAAGAACATCGAAGTCTCGATCTTCCTGAAGACGGACGTCGCTGAGCCGGAGCGGCAGGCGCTGCAGGCCAAGCTGGAGAGCGACCCGCTGGTGGCGAAGGTCGTGTACGTCGACAAGCAGGAGGCGTACAAGCGGTTCCAGGAGATGTTCCAGGACGCGCCGGACCTGATCAGCGCCGTGAAGCCGGACAGCCTGCCGCCGTCGTACCGACTCAAGCTGGTCAACCCGGAGCAGTACAAGACCATCTACAACCAGTACAAGGACACCGCGGGCGTCGACGAGATCGTCGACCAGAGCCGGCTGCTCGACAAGATCTTCGACATCCTCACCTCGATCCAGAACATCGCTCTCGCCGCCGCGGCCGTCATGGCGATCGCCGCCCTGCTGCTGGTCGCCAACACCATCCAGGTGGCCGCCTACAGCAAGCGGCGCGAGGTGGCGGTCATGAAGCTGGTCGGTGCGTCCAACTGGTTCATCCAGGCGCCCTTCGTGCTGGAGGCCGTCGTTGCCGGTCTGATCGGCTCGCTGCTCGGCCTGGGCGCACTGGTCGCCGCGAAGTTCCTCCTCTTCGACGGCTCGCTCAAGGCCCTGCAGGGCCTCCTCTCCCCGGTCAGCTGGGGCGACATCCTGTTCATGTTCCCGGTCATGGCCGGCGTCGGCGGCCTGGTCAGCGCCGTCACCGCCTGGTTCACCCTCCGCTTCTACCTGCGGGTCTAG
- the smpB gene encoding SsrA-binding protein SmpB: protein MPREKGRKVVASNKKARHDYAILDTYEAGMALTGTEVKSLRAGRASLVDAFAQERNGELYLHGMHIPEYTQGTWTNHEPRRTRKLLLKRLEIDRLIGKTRESGLTLVPLQVYFSDGWAKVEIGLAKGKKSYDKRQDLAKRDAEREMARVAGRRGKGMED from the coding sequence ATGCCACGGGAAAAGGGTCGCAAGGTGGTCGCCTCCAACAAGAAGGCGCGGCACGACTACGCCATCCTCGACACGTACGAGGCGGGCATGGCGCTGACCGGCACCGAGGTCAAGTCGCTGCGGGCCGGGCGGGCGTCGCTGGTCGACGCGTTCGCCCAGGAGCGCAACGGCGAGCTCTACCTGCACGGCATGCACATCCCGGAGTACACCCAGGGCACCTGGACCAACCACGAGCCCCGGCGTACCCGCAAGCTGCTGCTCAAGCGGCTGGAGATCGACCGGCTGATCGGCAAGACCCGGGAGAGCGGGCTCACCCTGGTGCCGCTGCAGGTCTACTTCTCCGACGGCTGGGCCAAGGTGGAGATCGGCCTGGCCAAGGGTAAGAAGTCGTACGACAAGCGGCAGGACCTCGCCAAGCGGGACGCCGAGCGGGAGATGGCCCGTGTGGCCGGCCGGCGCGGCAAGGGGATGGAAGACTGA